In a single window of the Nicotiana tomentosiformis chromosome 8, ASM39032v3, whole genome shotgun sequence genome:
- the LOC104088805 gene encoding embryonic protein DC-8-like isoform X2, whose translation MASQQARRENITDEQHNIHLEKTIDPKRGAVKVQVGTDFHLAGGGIIHVTNAEHKGQVQREKHSFGNQQRQQHGFEERPGGVKFEVNSQKQKGSLDSKHKSQMENSSEGLKVAEERYDKAKELGGSALHNVKESASYGLGSPGAQGKDNVTHGVQSGYQYVAKNTGAAKDTALQKGQQTYAATKDNLSTAGQNVAQSTQQAKDYTFQKAGETKDYAKDTTLEKGQQAYDTLSSTGQTAAQYAQQAKDYTLQKAGVAKDTALEKGQQAYNTTKDTLSSAGQNAVQSAQQAKDYTLQKAGETKDTVRDKGHQAYSTTRDTLSSAGTNAAQSAQQAKDYTLQNAGEAKDYAKDRVLDKGRKAYSTTTDTLSSAGQNAQSAQQSTDYTQKNAEEARDNAAGLSKNAASYIGKKATEAKDVTLETGKGAVGYAGQAASYVGQKAVDTKDVTVETGRGAVGYAGQAASYVGQKAVDAKDVTFEKGKGEVGYAGEVAETVKEKAVVPGWGAAHYTAEKAAEATKAVVGVASNVAGYTGEKAVAAKDVVAGTGMSAVEYVENKLANAKDYVVLTEESAAEYAVRRKAEAEKELEAKRSYDYKRESGGGLISEENQETKWEELGGEESKQQKQKGGLLQAIGETIVEIGKTATDLIAGRGKSQSDSKGDESHSSHRNS comes from the exons ATGGCTTCACAACAAGCAAGAAGAGAGAACATAACTGATGAACAACATAACATTCACTTAGAGAAAACCATAGACCCCAAAAGGGGTGCTGTGAAAGTGCAAGTTGGAACTGATTTTCATCTTGCAGGTGGTGGCATTATTCATGTCACAAATGCTGAACACAAAGGCCAAGTCCAAAGAGAGAAGCATTCTTTTGGTAATCAACAGAGGCAACAACATGGATTTGAAGAGAGACCAGGAGGTGTCAAGTTTGAAGTAAATAGCCAGAAACAGAAGGGTTCTCTAGATTCAAAGCACAAAAGCCAAATGGAGAACTCTTCAGAAGGCTTAAAGGTTGCTGAAGAGCGCTATGACAAGGCAAAGGAGTTGGGCGGATCGGCATTGCATAATGTCAAAGAATCGGCAAGTTATGGACTTGGTTCCCCAG GTGCACAAGGCAAAGACAATGTTACACATGGAGTTCAAAGTGGATATCAATATGTTGCTAAGAATACTGGCGCTGCTAAAGACACAGCACTTCAAAAAGGCCAGCAAACTTATGCTGCAACTAAAGATAACCTTTCAACTGCAGGACAAAATGTAGCTCAATCTACACAACAAGCTAAAGATTATACCTTCCAAAAAGCAGGGGAGACTAAAGATTATGCTAAGGACACAACACTTGAGAAGGGTCAACAAGCTTATGATACCCTTTCAAGCACAGGACAAACTGCAGCTCAATATGCACAACAAGCTAAAGACTATACCTTGCAAAAGGCAGGAGTGGCTAAAGACACAGCTCTTGAGAAGGGTCAACAAGCTTACAATACAACTAAAGATACCCTTTCAAGCGCAGGACAAAATGCAGTTCAATCAGCACAGCAGGCAAAAGATTATACACTGCAAAAGGCAGGGGAGACTAAAGATACAGTCCGCGACAAGGGTCATCAAGCTTACTCTACAACTAGAGACACCCTTTCAAGCGCAGGAACAAATGCAGCTCAATCAGCACAACAAGCAAAAGATTATACACTACAAAATGCTGGAGAGGCTAAAGATTATGCTAAAGACAGGGTCCTTGACAAAGGTCGGAAAGCTTACTCCACAACTACAGACACCCTTTCGAGTGCTGGACAAAATGCTCAATCAGCACAGCAGTCTACAGATTACACCCAAAAAAACGCAGAGGAGGCCAGGGACAATGCAGCAGGACTGAGCAAGAACGCAGCAAGCTATATTGGGAAGAAAGCTACAGAAGCAAAAGATGTCACCTTAGAAACAGGCAAAGGAGCAGTAGGATATGCAGGGCAAGCAGCAAGTTATGTTGGACAGAAAGCAGTTGATACAAAAGATGTCACGGTAGAAACAGGCAGAGGAGCAGTAGGATATGCAGGGCAAGCAGCAAGCTATGTTGGACAGAAAGCTGTTGATGCTAAAGATGTTACCTTTGAAAAAGGGAAAGGAGAAGTAGGATATGCAGGGGAAGTAGCTGAAACTGTGAAGGAAAAAGCTGTAGTGCCTGGTTGGGGAGCTGCACATTATACTGCTGAGAAAGCAGCAGAGGCAACTAAAGCTGTGGTTGGTGTTGCTTCTAATGTTGCAGGGTATACTGGAGAGAAGGCGGTCGCCGCAAAGGATGTAGTTGCTGGCACTGGAATGAGTGCTGTGGAGTATGTCGAGAACAAGCTGGCTAATGCAAAGGATTATGTTGTTTTAACTGAAGAAAGTGCAGCAGAGTATGCAGTTAGGAGGAAAGCTGAAGCTGAAAAGGAATTGGAAGCTAAGAGATCATATGATTACAAG AGAGAAAGTGGAGGTGGACTTATTAGTGAGGAAAATCAAGAAACAAAATGGGAGGAATTAGGAGGAGAGGAAAGCAAGCAGCAGAAGCAGAAAGGAGGGTTATTACAAGCCATTGGGGAAACTATAGTGGAGATAGGGAAGACAGCAACAGATCTTATAGCTGGACGTGGCAAATCTCAAAGTGATAGCAAGGGAGATGAAAGTCACTCTTCACATAGAAACAGCTGA
- the LOC104088805 gene encoding embryonic protein DC-8-like isoform X1 — protein sequence MASQQARRENITDEQHNIHLEKTIDPKRGAVKVQVGTDFHLAGGGIIHVTNAEHKGQVQREKHSFGNQQRQQHGFEERPGGVKFEVNSQKQKGSLDSKHKSQMENSSEGLKVAEERYDKAKELGGSALHNVKESASYGLGSPGAYATPKGAQGKDNVTHGVQSGYQYVAKNTGAAKDTALQKGQQTYAATKDNLSTAGQNVAQSTQQAKDYTFQKAGETKDYAKDTTLEKGQQAYDTLSSTGQTAAQYAQQAKDYTLQKAGVAKDTALEKGQQAYNTTKDTLSSAGQNAVQSAQQAKDYTLQKAGETKDTVRDKGHQAYSTTRDTLSSAGTNAAQSAQQAKDYTLQNAGEAKDYAKDRVLDKGRKAYSTTTDTLSSAGQNAQSAQQSTDYTQKNAEEARDNAAGLSKNAASYIGKKATEAKDVTLETGKGAVGYAGQAASYVGQKAVDTKDVTVETGRGAVGYAGQAASYVGQKAVDAKDVTFEKGKGEVGYAGEVAETVKEKAVVPGWGAAHYTAEKAAEATKAVVGVASNVAGYTGEKAVAAKDVVAGTGMSAVEYVENKLANAKDYVVLTEESAAEYAVRRKAEAEKELEAKRSYDYKRESGGGLISEENQETKWEELGGEESKQQKQKGGLLQAIGETIVEIGKTATDLIAGRGKSQSDSKGDESHSSHRNS from the exons ATGGCTTCACAACAAGCAAGAAGAGAGAACATAACTGATGAACAACATAACATTCACTTAGAGAAAACCATAGACCCCAAAAGGGGTGCTGTGAAAGTGCAAGTTGGAACTGATTTTCATCTTGCAGGTGGTGGCATTATTCATGTCACAAATGCTGAACACAAAGGCCAAGTCCAAAGAGAGAAGCATTCTTTTGGTAATCAACAGAGGCAACAACATGGATTTGAAGAGAGACCAGGAGGTGTCAAGTTTGAAGTAAATAGCCAGAAACAGAAGGGTTCTCTAGATTCAAAGCACAAAAGCCAAATGGAGAACTCTTCAGAAGGCTTAAAGGTTGCTGAAGAGCGCTATGACAAGGCAAAGGAGTTGGGCGGATCGGCATTGCATAATGTCAAAGAATCGGCAAGTTATGGACTTGGTTCCCCAG GTGCTTATGCAACACCAAAAGGTGCACAAGGCAAAGACAATGTTACACATGGAGTTCAAAGTGGATATCAATATGTTGCTAAGAATACTGGCGCTGCTAAAGACACAGCACTTCAAAAAGGCCAGCAAACTTATGCTGCAACTAAAGATAACCTTTCAACTGCAGGACAAAATGTAGCTCAATCTACACAACAAGCTAAAGATTATACCTTCCAAAAAGCAGGGGAGACTAAAGATTATGCTAAGGACACAACACTTGAGAAGGGTCAACAAGCTTATGATACCCTTTCAAGCACAGGACAAACTGCAGCTCAATATGCACAACAAGCTAAAGACTATACCTTGCAAAAGGCAGGAGTGGCTAAAGACACAGCTCTTGAGAAGGGTCAACAAGCTTACAATACAACTAAAGATACCCTTTCAAGCGCAGGACAAAATGCAGTTCAATCAGCACAGCAGGCAAAAGATTATACACTGCAAAAGGCAGGGGAGACTAAAGATACAGTCCGCGACAAGGGTCATCAAGCTTACTCTACAACTAGAGACACCCTTTCAAGCGCAGGAACAAATGCAGCTCAATCAGCACAACAAGCAAAAGATTATACACTACAAAATGCTGGAGAGGCTAAAGATTATGCTAAAGACAGGGTCCTTGACAAAGGTCGGAAAGCTTACTCCACAACTACAGACACCCTTTCGAGTGCTGGACAAAATGCTCAATCAGCACAGCAGTCTACAGATTACACCCAAAAAAACGCAGAGGAGGCCAGGGACAATGCAGCAGGACTGAGCAAGAACGCAGCAAGCTATATTGGGAAGAAAGCTACAGAAGCAAAAGATGTCACCTTAGAAACAGGCAAAGGAGCAGTAGGATATGCAGGGCAAGCAGCAAGTTATGTTGGACAGAAAGCAGTTGATACAAAAGATGTCACGGTAGAAACAGGCAGAGGAGCAGTAGGATATGCAGGGCAAGCAGCAAGCTATGTTGGACAGAAAGCTGTTGATGCTAAAGATGTTACCTTTGAAAAAGGGAAAGGAGAAGTAGGATATGCAGGGGAAGTAGCTGAAACTGTGAAGGAAAAAGCTGTAGTGCCTGGTTGGGGAGCTGCACATTATACTGCTGAGAAAGCAGCAGAGGCAACTAAAGCTGTGGTTGGTGTTGCTTCTAATGTTGCAGGGTATACTGGAGAGAAGGCGGTCGCCGCAAAGGATGTAGTTGCTGGCACTGGAATGAGTGCTGTGGAGTATGTCGAGAACAAGCTGGCTAATGCAAAGGATTATGTTGTTTTAACTGAAGAAAGTGCAGCAGAGTATGCAGTTAGGAGGAAAGCTGAAGCTGAAAAGGAATTGGAAGCTAAGAGATCATATGATTACAAG AGAGAAAGTGGAGGTGGACTTATTAGTGAGGAAAATCAAGAAACAAAATGGGAGGAATTAGGAGGAGAGGAAAGCAAGCAGCAGAAGCAGAAAGGAGGGTTATTACAAGCCATTGGGGAAACTATAGTGGAGATAGGGAAGACAGCAACAGATCTTATAGCTGGACGTGGCAAATCTCAAAGTGATAGCAAGGGAGATGAAAGTCACTCTTCACATAGAAACAGCTGA